One part of the Magallana gigas chromosome 5, xbMagGiga1.1, whole genome shotgun sequence genome encodes these proteins:
- the LOC105322399 gene encoding low affinity immunoglobulin epsilon Fc receptor isoform X1 produces the protein MVHSVSSIVEMKTVSVICGLALCLFNVIAAQRLYDSEYDGNLDIRYVGEEMAKLRKLFVDEMAKIRLDINTSRVQQSNKDIRYNGEEMAKLRTLFVQEMAEIRLDINTSRVQQSNMDIRCSGEEMAKLRTLFVEKMAKIRLDINSSRIQQGNMDIRYEGEMAKLRKLFVEEMAKIRLDINTSRVQKSNMDIRYEEEMAKLRKLFVDEMAKIRLDINTSRVQQSEARKQYTEEEMTTVKETCVAEMAKLGQSTKFPQSCPTQWVPYQNSCYFFGNDYGNWNQGKVKCEQKHGSSKYVRITSQEEDTFLRNFVRSRNITEYASRDYWIGGTDASRDGEFMWEGHSQSFTWTNWGPGNPDRVGTSDCVILFQRSDYKWHDTSCSNSNSYICEIEF, from the exons ATGGTTCATTCTGTGTCAAGTATTGTAGAAATGAAGACGGTCTCGGTAATTTGTGGCTTGGCTCTGTGTCTGTTTAACGTTATTGCAGCTCAACGATTGTATGATTCAGAATATGATGGAAACTTGGACATTCGATACGTTGGGGAGGAGATGGCAAAACTCAGGAAACTTTTTGTTGATGAGATGGCCAAAATCCGTCTTGACATAAATACTAGTAGAGTCCAACAAA GCAACAAGGACATTCGATACAATGGGGAGGAGATGGCAAAACTCAGGACACTTTTTGTTCAGGAAATGGCCGAAATCCGTCTTGACATAAATACTAGTAGAGTCCAACAAA GCAACATGGACATTCGGTGCAGTGGGGAGGAGATGGCAAAACTCAGGACACTTTTTGTAGAGAAAATGGCCAAAATCCGTCTTGACATAAATTCTAGTAGAATCCAACAAG GCAACATGGACATACGATATGAGGGAGAGATGGCAAAACTCAGGAAACTTTTTGTAGAGGAGATGGCCAAAATCCGTCTTGACATAAATACTAGTAGAGTccaaaaaa GCAACATGGACATACGATATGAGGAGGAGATGGCAAAACTCAGGAAACTTTTTGTTGATGAGATGGCCAAAATCCGTCTTGACATAAATACTAGTAGAGTCCAACAAA GTGAGGCCAGGAAACAATACACCGAGGAAGAGATGACAACAGTCAAGGAGACCTGTGTTGCGGAAATGGCAAAACTCGGTCAAAGTACTA AATTTCCACAATCGTGCCCCACACAATGGGTTCCTTACCAGAACTCTTGCTACTTCTTTGGGAATGATTACGGTAACTGGAATCAAGGAAAG GTTAAATGCGAGCAAAAGCACGGTAGTTCAAAGTATGTGAGAATAACAAGCCAAGAGGAAGATACATTTCTCCGGAACTTCGTCCGATCTAGAAATATAACAG AATACGCATCACGTGACTATTGGATAGGCGGGACTGATGCATCACGGGACGGAGAGTTTATGTGGGAGGGACATTCTCAGAGTTTCACCTGGACAAACTGGGGCCCGGGTAACCCCGATAGGGTCGGTACGTCAGACTGTGTCATCCTCTTCCAACGCTCAGACTACAAATGGCACGACACTTCATGCTCCAATAGCAACAGTTACATTTGTGAAATTGAGTTCTAA
- the LOC105322396 gene encoding ras association domain-containing protein 9: MEYPEQLVVEVPVWVCGTQKWVTGLTKRTTCDDVIYALLYNDGQHEMESTDKYTIYERWRDVERPLQGRTKILKIWRAWGAEQCNIQLAMRHADEIGEYGEFLHSRRRRHRRTKNKERESRSRHSKSKSEHRHGESESRLKSMEELAKLVIQQERRLHDIGHRIENTDRKIYSIESELHECRVAKDGENYLQEAYLNSGLEDSMAEFLRNVEPENLEMYIQFCERVIDLDDKIKNEESKMMDLSGQIFEQSSMNDAFYNADMYNTDRNIESELANLQADLNRIVSANMMQKYKAVEITKEIDYCDKVLNQKQDIIQQLQRELEYVEKCDDDVDRVPKSEPNHQTVDYFHTSTPITHHTESKIKHSARRENDSEADYVNIGAIMEWQDKEEQGSCEQDSKETNAKKNSFDIEDSFSVDTDNTSNDSQFGSTNHRERFQQNRPIFQFPAPNSLDNDELISERIHKEIYAYKTPRKCDFTRSLTSLNGDRSFACTKSMDENDSNSDTGLSSMHSDESPNLLETLV, translated from the coding sequence ATGGAGTACCCAGAACAGCTTGTGGTGGAAGTCCCCGTCTGGGTTTGTGGAACACAGAAATGGGTAACGGGACTGACGAAGAGAACCACGTGTGATGACGTCATTTATGCATTACTCTACAACGATGGCCAACATGAAATGGAAAGCACGGACAAATACACCATTTACGAGAGATGGCGTGACGTGGAGCGCCCTCTACAGGGCAGAACCAAAATACTCAAAATTTGGCGTGCGTGGGGCGCCGAGCAGTGTAATATTCAGTTAGCCATGAGACACGCTGACGAGATTGGAGAGTACGGTGAGTTCTTACACTCAAGGCGCAGACGACACCGACGAACCAAAAACAAGGAGCGGGAATCCCGCAGCCGACATTCCAAGTCCAAATCGGAACATCGTCATGGGGAGTCCGAGTCACGCCTGAAGTCTATGGAGGAACTGGCCAAGTTGGTTATCCAACAGGAGAGGCGGCTTCATGACATCGGACACAGGATCGAAAATACGGACAGAAAGATTTACAGCATCGAGTCCGAGCTTCATGAGTGTCGCGTGGCCAAAGACGGTGAGAATTACCTACAGGAGGCCTACCTCAACTCTGGATTGGAAGACAGCATGGCAGAGTTTCTACGGAATGTGGAACCCGAAAATCTGGAAATGTATATTCAGTTCTGTGAGCGCGTGATCGATCTGGACGACAAGATAAAAAACGAAGAATCGAAAATGATGGATCTCTCCGGGCAGATTTTTGAACAGAGTTCGATGAACGACGCATTCTATAATGCTGATATGTACAACACGGATCGAAATATCGAGTCGGAGCTGGCGAACCTTCAGGCCGACCTCAACCGTATCGTCTCTGCCAATATGATGCAGAAATATAAAGCGGTGGAGATAACCAAAGAAATTGACTATTGCGACAAAGTTCTGAACCAGAAACAAGATATTATACAACAGCTTCAGAGGGAACTGGAATACGTAGAAAAATGTGACGATGATGTTGACAGAGTGCCCAAGAGTGAACCGAATCATCAGACTGTGGATTATTTCCACACCAGCACTCCCATAACGCACCACACTGAGTCCAAAATCAAACATTCGGCAAGGCGGGAAAACGATAGCGAGGCTGACTACGTCAACATCGGCGCCATTATGGAATGGCAAGACAAAGAGGAGCAAGGAAGCTGTGAACAAGACTCGAAAGAAACGAATGCCAAGAAAAATTCGTTCGACATCGAAGACTCGTTTTCAGTGGATACAGACAATACTTCAAACGATTCCCAATTCGGTTCAACCAACCACCGAGAGAGGTTCCAACAAAACCGTCCTATCTTCCAATTCCCCGCCCCGAACTCTTTGGACAACGATGAATTAATCAGCGAACGGATTCACAAGGAGATTTATGCGTACAAAACCCCGCGAAAATGTGACTTTACTCGTAGTCTGACCAGCCTGAATGGAGATCGTTCTTTCGCATGTACGAAAAGTATGGACGAAAACGATTCGAATTCGGACACAGGTCTTAGCTCCATGCATAGTGACGAATCTCCTAACTTATTGGAAACCCTTGTCTAA
- the LOC105322399 gene encoding low affinity immunoglobulin epsilon Fc receptor isoform X2 has protein sequence MVHSVSSIVEMKTVSVICGLALCLFNVIAAQRLYDSEYDGNLDIRYVGEEMAKLRKLFVDEMAKIRLDINTSRVQQSNKDIRYNGEEMAKLRTLFVQEMAEIRLDINTSRVQQSNMDIRCSGEEMAKLRTLFVEKMAKIRLDINSSRIQQGNMDIRYEEEMAKLRKLFVDEMAKIRLDINTSRVQQSEARKQYTEEEMTTVKETCVAEMAKLGQSTKFPQSCPTQWVPYQNSCYFFGNDYGNWNQGKVKCEQKHGSSKYVRITSQEEDTFLRNFVRSRNITEYASRDYWIGGTDASRDGEFMWEGHSQSFTWTNWGPGNPDRVGTSDCVILFQRSDYKWHDTSCSNSNSYICEIEF, from the exons ATGGTTCATTCTGTGTCAAGTATTGTAGAAATGAAGACGGTCTCGGTAATTTGTGGCTTGGCTCTGTGTCTGTTTAACGTTATTGCAGCTCAACGATTGTATGATTCAGAATATGATGGAAACTTGGACATTCGATACGTTGGGGAGGAGATGGCAAAACTCAGGAAACTTTTTGTTGATGAGATGGCCAAAATCCGTCTTGACATAAATACTAGTAGAGTCCAACAAA GCAACAAGGACATTCGATACAATGGGGAGGAGATGGCAAAACTCAGGACACTTTTTGTTCAGGAAATGGCCGAAATCCGTCTTGACATAAATACTAGTAGAGTCCAACAAA GCAACATGGACATTCGGTGCAGTGGGGAGGAGATGGCAAAACTCAGGACACTTTTTGTAGAGAAAATGGCCAAAATCCGTCTTGACATAAATTCTAGTAGAATCCAACAAG GCAACATGGACATACGATATGAGGAGGAGATGGCAAAACTCAGGAAACTTTTTGTTGATGAGATGGCCAAAATCCGTCTTGACATAAATACTAGTAGAGTCCAACAAA GTGAGGCCAGGAAACAATACACCGAGGAAGAGATGACAACAGTCAAGGAGACCTGTGTTGCGGAAATGGCAAAACTCGGTCAAAGTACTA AATTTCCACAATCGTGCCCCACACAATGGGTTCCTTACCAGAACTCTTGCTACTTCTTTGGGAATGATTACGGTAACTGGAATCAAGGAAAG GTTAAATGCGAGCAAAAGCACGGTAGTTCAAAGTATGTGAGAATAACAAGCCAAGAGGAAGATACATTTCTCCGGAACTTCGTCCGATCTAGAAATATAACAG AATACGCATCACGTGACTATTGGATAGGCGGGACTGATGCATCACGGGACGGAGAGTTTATGTGGGAGGGACATTCTCAGAGTTTCACCTGGACAAACTGGGGCCCGGGTAACCCCGATAGGGTCGGTACGTCAGACTGTGTCATCCTCTTCCAACGCTCAGACTACAAATGGCACGACACTTCATGCTCCAATAGCAACAGTTACATTTGTGAAATTGAGTTCTAA
- the LOC105322397 gene encoding uncharacterized protein isoform X1, which produces MAREIKSKLKGTSSKSARYINPLVVSVVGFVLIISFYLIWKYYHIQQKLITDESEENWLNIVFNKLWKSEKKDPTESSGILPGIWNSVIDDFEFVRLCIFGFISRNVNPVVASFIQMACAMLLIFIITIRYCGYIFWNTGKQSASKSKKKNPQMSWSSFAQHISIKSIIKTLAIVALFISIPMEYMRMYQEQVATKVAHMKGGIPKECVPEEMNFMKTVKHWISWELSWIHEPCEKYHKALMVDPMYEISPLNVLWSVLVRGILHPIELLFSSVGKCLKLFFNEIPAQWQLLMFVLMVVVVVVVIMAACNYRLSLPFVKIEPKTPVTSPVTSGQRCGSIGGDTPRKSKNSKLCS; this is translated from the exons ATGGCCAGagaaatcaaatcaaaactgaaagGAACAAGTTCTAAATCAGCGAGATACATTAACCCTTTAGTAGTCTCAGTAGTAGGTTTCGTACTCATAATTTCATTCTACTTGATCTGGAAATACT atcACATCCAACAAAAGTTAATAACTGATGAATCAGAAGAAAACTGGTTAAACATTGTATTTAATAAACTGTGGAAATCCGAGAAAAAAGATCCAACAGAGTCATCAGGAATTTTGCCTGGGATATGGAATTCCGTTATAGATGATTTTGAATTTGTCAGATTGTGCATCTTTGGATTCATTTCAAGAAATGTGAATCCTGTTGTTGCCAGTTTTATTCAAATGGCTTGTGCAATGCTTTTGATATTCATTATAACTATTAGATACTGTGGATACATTTTCTGGAATACAGGAAAACAAAGTGCGAGtaaatctaaaaagaaaaatccGCAAATGTCCTGGAGTTCGTTTGCTCAGcatatatctataaaaagtATTATAAAGACGTTGGCCATTGTGGCTCTGTTTATAAGCATACCCATGGAATACATGAGGATGTACCAAGAACAAGTTGCCACCAAAGTTGCTCACATGAAAGGT gGAATTCCCAAGGAATGTGTTCCAGAGGAGATGAACTTTATGAAGACTGTGAAACACTGGATAAGCTGGGAGTTGTCATGGATACACGAGCCGTGTGAGAAGTACCACAAGGCTCTGATGGTGGACCCCATGTATGAGATCTCACCCCTCAAT GTGCTGTGGTCAGTTTTAGTGCGAGGTATCCTTCACCCCATCGAGCTATTATTCTCCAGTGTAGGGAAGTGTCTGAAACTCTTCTTCAACGAGATTCCGGCCCAGTGGCAGCttctgatgtttgttttgatggTTGTGGTGGTAGTGGTTGTGATCATGGCGGCCTGTAACTACAGGTTGTCTCTACCATTTGTGAAAATAGAACCGAAGACACCGGTCACATCGCCAGTCACATCGGGACAACGCTGTGGCAGTATAGGTGGAGACACCCCTCGTAAAAGTAAAAACTCAAAGTTGTGTTCATAA
- the LOC105322399 gene encoding low affinity immunoglobulin epsilon Fc receptor isoform X3 — MVHSVSSIVEMKTVSVICGLALCLFNVIAAQRLYDSEYDGNLDIRYVGEEMAKLRKLFVDEMAKIRLDINTSRVQQSNKDIRYNGEEMAKLRTLFVQEMAEIRLDINTSRVQQSNMDIRCSGEEMAKLRTLFVEKMAKIRLDINSSRIQQGNMDIRYEGEMAKLRKLFVEEMAKIRLDINTSRVQKSEARKQYTEEEMTTVKETCVAEMAKLGQSTKFPQSCPTQWVPYQNSCYFFGNDYGNWNQGKVKCEQKHGSSKYVRITSQEEDTFLRNFVRSRNITEYASRDYWIGGTDASRDGEFMWEGHSQSFTWTNWGPGNPDRVGTSDCVILFQRSDYKWHDTSCSNSNSYICEIEF; from the exons ATGGTTCATTCTGTGTCAAGTATTGTAGAAATGAAGACGGTCTCGGTAATTTGTGGCTTGGCTCTGTGTCTGTTTAACGTTATTGCAGCTCAACGATTGTATGATTCAGAATATGATGGAAACTTGGACATTCGATACGTTGGGGAGGAGATGGCAAAACTCAGGAAACTTTTTGTTGATGAGATGGCCAAAATCCGTCTTGACATAAATACTAGTAGAGTCCAACAAA GCAACAAGGACATTCGATACAATGGGGAGGAGATGGCAAAACTCAGGACACTTTTTGTTCAGGAAATGGCCGAAATCCGTCTTGACATAAATACTAGTAGAGTCCAACAAA GCAACATGGACATTCGGTGCAGTGGGGAGGAGATGGCAAAACTCAGGACACTTTTTGTAGAGAAAATGGCCAAAATCCGTCTTGACATAAATTCTAGTAGAATCCAACAAG GCAACATGGACATACGATATGAGGGAGAGATGGCAAAACTCAGGAAACTTTTTGTAGAGGAGATGGCCAAAATCCGTCTTGACATAAATACTAGTAGAGTccaaaaaa GTGAGGCCAGGAAACAATACACCGAGGAAGAGATGACAACAGTCAAGGAGACCTGTGTTGCGGAAATGGCAAAACTCGGTCAAAGTACTA AATTTCCACAATCGTGCCCCACACAATGGGTTCCTTACCAGAACTCTTGCTACTTCTTTGGGAATGATTACGGTAACTGGAATCAAGGAAAG GTTAAATGCGAGCAAAAGCACGGTAGTTCAAAGTATGTGAGAATAACAAGCCAAGAGGAAGATACATTTCTCCGGAACTTCGTCCGATCTAGAAATATAACAG AATACGCATCACGTGACTATTGGATAGGCGGGACTGATGCATCACGGGACGGAGAGTTTATGTGGGAGGGACATTCTCAGAGTTTCACCTGGACAAACTGGGGCCCGGGTAACCCCGATAGGGTCGGTACGTCAGACTGTGTCATCCTCTTCCAACGCTCAGACTACAAATGGCACGACACTTCATGCTCCAATAGCAACAGTTACATTTGTGAAATTGAGTTCTAA
- the LOC105322399 gene encoding low affinity immunoglobulin epsilon Fc receptor isoform X4, producing MVHSVSSIVEMKTVSVICGLALCLFNVIAAQRLYDSEYDGNLDIRYVGEEMAKLRKLFVDEMAKIRLDINTSRVQQSNMDIRYEGEMAKLRKLFVEEMAKIRLDINTSRVQKSNMDIRYEEEMAKLRKLFVDEMAKIRLDINTSRVQQSEARKQYTEEEMTTVKETCVAEMAKLGQSTKFPQSCPTQWVPYQNSCYFFGNDYGNWNQGKVKCEQKHGSSKYVRITSQEEDTFLRNFVRSRNITEYASRDYWIGGTDASRDGEFMWEGHSQSFTWTNWGPGNPDRVGTSDCVILFQRSDYKWHDTSCSNSNSYICEIEF from the exons ATGGTTCATTCTGTGTCAAGTATTGTAGAAATGAAGACGGTCTCGGTAATTTGTGGCTTGGCTCTGTGTCTGTTTAACGTTATTGCAGCTCAACGATTGTATGATTCAGAATATGATGGAAACTTGGACATTCGATACGTTGGGGAGGAGATGGCAAAACTCAGGAAACTTTTTGTTGATGAGATGGCCAAAATCCGTCTTGACATAAATACTAGTAGAGTCCAACAAA GCAACATGGACATACGATATGAGGGAGAGATGGCAAAACTCAGGAAACTTTTTGTAGAGGAGATGGCCAAAATCCGTCTTGACATAAATACTAGTAGAGTccaaaaaa GCAACATGGACATACGATATGAGGAGGAGATGGCAAAACTCAGGAAACTTTTTGTTGATGAGATGGCCAAAATCCGTCTTGACATAAATACTAGTAGAGTCCAACAAA GTGAGGCCAGGAAACAATACACCGAGGAAGAGATGACAACAGTCAAGGAGACCTGTGTTGCGGAAATGGCAAAACTCGGTCAAAGTACTA AATTTCCACAATCGTGCCCCACACAATGGGTTCCTTACCAGAACTCTTGCTACTTCTTTGGGAATGATTACGGTAACTGGAATCAAGGAAAG GTTAAATGCGAGCAAAAGCACGGTAGTTCAAAGTATGTGAGAATAACAAGCCAAGAGGAAGATACATTTCTCCGGAACTTCGTCCGATCTAGAAATATAACAG AATACGCATCACGTGACTATTGGATAGGCGGGACTGATGCATCACGGGACGGAGAGTTTATGTGGGAGGGACATTCTCAGAGTTTCACCTGGACAAACTGGGGCCCGGGTAACCCCGATAGGGTCGGTACGTCAGACTGTGTCATCCTCTTCCAACGCTCAGACTACAAATGGCACGACACTTCATGCTCCAATAGCAACAGTTACATTTGTGAAATTGAGTTCTAA
- the LOC105322397 gene encoding uncharacterized protein isoform X2 has protein sequence MAGPIIRHTNQYPDAYWDVSYYVPPHQYTPAEIEMYLISPRPQFPPHEPPRPVREFLIVSNLDDWFEDILDEAQEEIEIEAIADPIAHRDIVTAFFNATNIEYPKKKKTSWIRRGVNFLRRALAPVRRL, from the exons ATGGCTGGGCCTATCATTAGACATACAAATCAATATCCCGAT GCATACTGGGACGTAAGTTACTACGTTCCTCCCCATCAATACACTCCTGCCGAGATTGAAATG tactTAATAAGTCCCAGACCTCAATTCCCCCCTCACGAGCCA CCAAGACCAGTTCGTGAATTCCTTATTGTTTCAAATTTG GATGATTGGTTTGAGGACATCCTGGATGAAGCACAGGAAGAAATAGAAATCGAAGCTATT GCTGATCCCATCGCCCACCGGGATATTGTTACGGCATTTTTCAATGCCACAAATATAGAAtatccaaaaaagaaaaag ACATCATGGATTAGGAGGGGTGTTAACTTCTTAAGGAGGGCATTGGCCCCCGTAAGAagactttga
- the LOC105322399 gene encoding uncharacterized protein isoform X5, protein MVHSVSSIVEMKTVSVICGLALCLFNVIAAQRLYDSEYDGNLDIRYVGEEMAKLRKLFVDEMAKIRLDINTSRVQQSNKDIRYNGEEMAKLRTLFVQEMAEIRLDINTSRVQQSNMDIRCSGEEMAKLRTLFVEKMAKIRLDINSSRIQQGNMDIRYEGEMAKLRKLFVEEMAKIRLDINTSRVQKSNMDIRYEEEMAKLRKLFVDEMAKIRLDINTSRVQQSEARKQYTEEEMTTVKETCVAEMAKLGQSTKFPQSCPTQWVPYQNSCYFFGNDYGNWNQGKNTHHVTIG, encoded by the exons ATGGTTCATTCTGTGTCAAGTATTGTAGAAATGAAGACGGTCTCGGTAATTTGTGGCTTGGCTCTGTGTCTGTTTAACGTTATTGCAGCTCAACGATTGTATGATTCAGAATATGATGGAAACTTGGACATTCGATACGTTGGGGAGGAGATGGCAAAACTCAGGAAACTTTTTGTTGATGAGATGGCCAAAATCCGTCTTGACATAAATACTAGTAGAGTCCAACAAA GCAACAAGGACATTCGATACAATGGGGAGGAGATGGCAAAACTCAGGACACTTTTTGTTCAGGAAATGGCCGAAATCCGTCTTGACATAAATACTAGTAGAGTCCAACAAA GCAACATGGACATTCGGTGCAGTGGGGAGGAGATGGCAAAACTCAGGACACTTTTTGTAGAGAAAATGGCCAAAATCCGTCTTGACATAAATTCTAGTAGAATCCAACAAG GCAACATGGACATACGATATGAGGGAGAGATGGCAAAACTCAGGAAACTTTTTGTAGAGGAGATGGCCAAAATCCGTCTTGACATAAATACTAGTAGAGTccaaaaaa GCAACATGGACATACGATATGAGGAGGAGATGGCAAAACTCAGGAAACTTTTTGTTGATGAGATGGCCAAAATCCGTCTTGACATAAATACTAGTAGAGTCCAACAAA GTGAGGCCAGGAAACAATACACCGAGGAAGAGATGACAACAGTCAAGGAGACCTGTGTTGCGGAAATGGCAAAACTCGGTCAAAGTACTA AATTTCCACAATCGTGCCCCACACAATGGGTTCCTTACCAGAACTCTTGCTACTTCTTTGGGAATGATTACGGTAACTGGAATCAAGGAAAG AATACGCATCACGTGACTATTGGATAG